The nucleotide sequence attttacaagaatatatttacttaaatacgaaatttatatgtgttttttttttctttttttttaatttatatgtgtttataatatgtaaaatttcaTTCTGCCGAATACCTTTATTCaaagtaaatatttaatttaattttaactacTGTGGTTGTTTACGTAAATGCCCCTCTAATAACACAACGTTCGGCATTTTACAAGATGACCACTTGAAGCCTAATTACGTCAATTTGCTTTTGAAAAAcctaaaccaatcaaaatcacatAACGCAACAAGAGTTTGGATTGCCTTCGCTGAGTGCCTCAAACGACTCCGACGGCTGAGATCTATACGAATAAAACTCGGGCGGTGGAGATTCGTATCCCGTGTCCACGTACTCATAAGAATAATACGACGTCGGATGGATAGGAGTAGCCGCGTAATACGACGCCGTCTCGTTCCCACCGTTACTCGGCCCGTGTGCCGTGTTGTAGCTCACCGTATAAGACGGCGCCGTTTGAGTCTGCTGGGTGTGATAAAACGAAGGAGGCGGCGGTCCTGGACCATACATTTGTTGTGGATGGTGACGTGGAGGACTATGAACCGTCGGATACGGATTCTGCTGATGATATTGAGGAGGTCCGTGAATTATGTGATGATCTGGTGGAGCAGAGTATATCACTGTCTCTGGCGGTCCATCGTTTTGCGGCGGACCACCACCACCAGGTCCGCCACCGCCACCTTCAATCACCACCGTCGTGTTGCCtgagcttttcttcttctttttctttttcttcttcttcttcggagcTCCATCTCCTTGAGGTTGAGGTTGTCCGTTTACAAACGTCACAACTTGTTTCACCTGATCAcagtttcctcctcctccaccaccaccacctccgccGTCTCCGccgctgttgttgttgttt is from Camelina sativa cultivar DH55 chromosome 20, Cs, whole genome shotgun sequence and encodes:
- the LOC104771194 gene encoding WAS/WASL-interacting protein family member 1-like → MDLGTENIKTDTRQEDQRHIVFEDYPEPLRYTTWVLRVSIHCEGCKRKIKKILSKIDGVYTTNIDVKQQKVTVMGNVEPEVLIKKIMKAGRHAELWPTSMENNINNDCNNYQRERKAKDEKTSGDEDDENNNNSGGDGGGGGGGGGGNCDQVKQVVTFVNGQPQPQGDGAPKKKKKKKKKKKSSGNTTVVIEGGGGGPGGGGPPQNDGPPETVIYSAPPDHHIIHGPPQYHQQNPYPTVHSPPRHHPQQMYGPGPPPPSFYHTQQTQTAPSYTVSYNTAHGPSNGGNETASYYAATPIHPTSYYSYEYVDTGYESPPPEFYSYRSQPSESFEALSEGNPNSCCVM